A single genomic interval of Apteryx mantelli isolate bAptMan1 chromosome 21, bAptMan1.hap1, whole genome shotgun sequence harbors:
- the PRPF4 gene encoding U4/U6 small nuclear ribonucleoprotein Prp4 isoform X1 has product MASPRAPAARGGARPPARAPAPPEATKSKVSEESDAPPPKRPHIFYGSLEEKERERLAKGESGLLGKDGVKAAIEAGNINISSGEVFDLEDHMSERQAEVLAEFERRKRARQINVSTDDSEVKACLRALGEPITLFGEGPAERRERLRNILSVVGTDALKKSRKDDDKSKKSKEEYQQTWYHEGPRSLKTARLWLANYSLPRAVKRLEEARLLKEIPEATRTSQRQELHKSLRSLNNFCSQIGDDRPLSYCHFSPNSKFLATACWSGLCKLWSVPDCNLVHTLRGHNTNVGAIVFHPKATVSLDKKDVNLASCAADGSVKLWSLESDEPVADIEGHAMRVARVMWHPSGRFLGTTCYDHSWRLWDLEAQEEILHQEGHSKGVYDIAFHTDGSLAGTGGLDAFGRVWDLRTGRCIMFLEGHLKEIYGVNFSPNGYHIATGSGDNTCKVWDLRQRKCIYTIPAHQNLVTGVKFEPNHGNFLLTGAYDNTAKIWTHPGWSPLKTLAGHEGKVMGLDISLDGQLIATCSYDRTFKLWTAE; this is encoded by the exons ATGGCCTccccgcgggccccggcggcgcgcggcggcgcgcggccccccgcgcgAGCTCCCGCCCCCCCCGAG GCCACAAAGAGCAAGGTCTCGGAGGAGAGCGATGCTCCTCCACCCAAGAGACCCCACATCTTTTATGGTAGtttggaagagaaggagagagagcgTCTTGCAAAGGGAGAGTCTGGCCTGCTGGGAAAAGATGGGGTGAAAGCTGCAATTGAGGCTGGCAACATTAACATAAGCAGCG GTGAGGTCTTTGATCTCGAAGACCATATGAGCGAGCGTCAGGCAGAAGTCTTAGCCGAGTTTGAGCGCAGGAAGAGAGCCCGGCAAATCAACGTTTCCACTGACGACTCCGAAGTGAAAGCCTGCTTACGAGCCCTTGGGGAGCCCATCACGCTCTTTGGAGAAGGTCCTGCAGAAAGGAGGGAGAG attacGAAATATCCTTTCGGTGGTTGGCACAGATGCCTTGAAAAAGAGTAGGAAAGATGATGACAAGTCTAAAAAATCCAAAGAAGAG tatcAGCAAACCTGGTACCATGAAGGACCCCGCAGTCTGAAGACAGCTAGGCTGTGGCTTGCTAACTACTCGCTCCCCag GGCAGTGAAGCGGCTAGAAGAAGCCCGGCTGCTCAAAGAGATTCCAGAGGCAACCAGAACATCGCAGAGACAGGAGCTACACAAATCCCTGAGG tCCTTGAATAACTTCTGCAGTCAGATTGGAGATGATCGCCCACTTTCCTACTGCCATTTCAGCCCCAATTCCAAATTCCTAGCTACTGCCTGTTG GAGTGGGCTGTGCAAGCTCTGGTCTGTGCCTGACTGCAACCTTGTTCATACCTTACGAG GACATAACACCAACGTAGGAGCAATAGTCTTCCATCCCAAAGCCACTGTCTCCTTAGACAAGAAAGACGTTAACCTGGCCTCGTGTGCGGCTGATGGTTCTGTCAAACTTTGGAGCCTTGAAAG tgatgAGCCGGTGGCAGATATCGAAGGTCACGCCATGAGAGTGGCACGTGTGATGTGGCACCCATCTGGAAGGTTCCTGGGCACTACCTG CTATGATCACTCATGGCGCTTGTGGGACTTGGAAGCTCAGGAAGAGATCCTCCATCAGGAGGGACACAGCAAAGGGGTCTACGACATTGCCTTTCACACAGATGGGTCTCTTGCTGGGACTGG CGGACTGGATGCTTTTGGCCGGGTGTGGGACTTGCGCACAGGACGCTGCATCATGTTTCTAGAAGGCCACCTGAAGGAGATCTATGGGGTTAACTTCTCCCCAAATGG ATACCACATCGCAACTGGCAGCGGTGACAATACTTGCAAAGTGTGGGACCTCCGTCAGAGGAAGTGCATCTACACCATTCCTGCCCATCAGAACCTGGTGACTGGGGTGAAGTTTGAAC CCAATCACGGTAACTTCCTGCTCACAGGCGCTTACGATAACACGGCAAAGATCTGGACTCACCCTGGCTGGTCCCCTTTGAAAACACTGGCTGGTCATGAGGGGAAGGTAATGGGACTGGATATCTCCCTCGATGGCCAACTGATAGCAACATGTTCGTATGACAGAACCTTCAAGCTGTGGACAGCGGAATAG
- the SLC31A1 gene encoding high affinity copper uptake protein 1 isoform X1 has product MLSSYPKTQGSTFLRAFLNISEVKMSLDHHMMNSSMLATSHPPEHHHSTAAPGHGHETGMMMMAMTFHFSYENVPLLFSGLTINTPGEMAGAFVAVFFLAMFYEGLKIARECLLRKSQVSIRYNSMPVPGPNGTILMETHKTVGQQMLSFPHLLQTVLHIIQVVVSYFLMLIFMTYNGYLCIAVAAGAGMGYFFFSWKKAVVVDITEHCH; this is encoded by the exons ATGTTGTCTTCTTACCCCAAGACACAG GGTTCCACTTTTCTACGTGCctttttgaatatctctgaagtaAAGATGTCTCTTGATCACCATATGATGAACAGCTCCATGTTGGCAACCTCACATCCTCCTGAACATCACCACTCTACAGCAGCCCCAGGACATGGTCATGAAACTGGGATGATGATGATG GCAATGACTTTCCACTTCAGCTATGAGAATGTGCCACTGCTGTTTTCCGGACTTACAATCAATACTCCTGGAG AAATGGCTGGTGCCTTTGTGGCTGTCTTCTTCCTAGCCATGTTTTATGAAGGCCTAAAGATTGCCCGAGAGTGTCTGCTCCGTAAATCCCAGGTCAGCATTCGCTACAACTCTATGCCAGTGCCAGGTCCAAATGGCACCATCTTGATGGAGACGCATAAAACTGTTGG ACAGCAGATGCTGAGCTTTCCTCACCTCCTGCAGACAGTACTGCACATCATCCAAGTCGTGGTCAGTTACTTCCTTATGCTGATCTTCATGACGTACAACGGCTACCTCTGCATAGCTGTAGCAGCAGGGGCAGGGATGGGTTATTTCTTCTTCAGCTGGAAAAAGGCAGTTGTTGTGGATATCACTGAGCACTGCCATTAA
- the CDC26 gene encoding anaphase-promoting complex subunit CDC26 — translation MPGGVASGVRSCSLPVAAAAAERRRRAMLRRKPTRLELKLDDIEEFESIRKDLESRKKQREEAEVAAAGEEAAIALGAEHKSREQLINDRIGYKPQPKAGGRAAHFGTFEF, via the exons atgccgggaggtgtggCAAGCGGCGTGCGCTCTTGCTCTTTGCcggtggcggcggctgcggcggagcggcggcggcgggcgatgCTGCGGCGGAAGCCGACGCggctggagctgaagctggacGATATCGAGGAGTTCGAGAGCATCCGGAAGGACCTGGAg AGCCGcaagaagcagcgggaggaggcgGAGGTGGCGGCGGCCGGCGAGGAGGCCGCCATCGCGCTGGGCGCCGAGCACAAGAGCCGGGAGCAGCTCATCAACGACCGCATCGGCTACAAGCCGCAGCCCAaggccggcggccgcgccgcccacTTCGGCACCTTCGAGTTCTAG
- the SLC31A1 gene encoding high affinity copper uptake protein 1 isoform X2 — MSLDHHMMNSSMLATSHPPEHHHSTAAPGHGHETGMMMMAMTFHFSYENVPLLFSGLTINTPGEMAGAFVAVFFLAMFYEGLKIARECLLRKSQVSIRYNSMPVPGPNGTILMETHKTVGQQMLSFPHLLQTVLHIIQVVVSYFLMLIFMTYNGYLCIAVAAGAGMGYFFFSWKKAVVVDITEHCH, encoded by the exons ATGTCTCTTGATCACCATATGATGAACAGCTCCATGTTGGCAACCTCACATCCTCCTGAACATCACCACTCTACAGCAGCCCCAGGACATGGTCATGAAACTGGGATGATGATGATG GCAATGACTTTCCACTTCAGCTATGAGAATGTGCCACTGCTGTTTTCCGGACTTACAATCAATACTCCTGGAG AAATGGCTGGTGCCTTTGTGGCTGTCTTCTTCCTAGCCATGTTTTATGAAGGCCTAAAGATTGCCCGAGAGTGTCTGCTCCGTAAATCCCAGGTCAGCATTCGCTACAACTCTATGCCAGTGCCAGGTCCAAATGGCACCATCTTGATGGAGACGCATAAAACTGTTGG ACAGCAGATGCTGAGCTTTCCTCACCTCCTGCAGACAGTACTGCACATCATCCAAGTCGTGGTCAGTTACTTCCTTATGCTGATCTTCATGACGTACAACGGCTACCTCTGCATAGCTGTAGCAGCAGGGGCAGGGATGGGTTATTTCTTCTTCAGCTGGAAAAAGGCAGTTGTTGTGGATATCACTGAGCACTGCCATTAA
- the PRPF4 gene encoding U4/U6 small nuclear ribonucleoprotein Prp4 isoform X2, whose product MASPRAPAARGGARPPARAPAPPEATKSKVSEESDAPPPKRPHIFYGSLEEKERERLAKGESGLLGKDGVKAAIEAGNINISSGEVFDLEDHMSERQAEVLAEFERRKRARQINVSTDDSEVKACLRALGEPITLFGEGPAERRERLRNILSVVGTDALKKSRKDDDKSKKSKEEQTWYHEGPRSLKTARLWLANYSLPRAVKRLEEARLLKEIPEATRTSQRQELHKSLRSLNNFCSQIGDDRPLSYCHFSPNSKFLATACWSGLCKLWSVPDCNLVHTLRGHNTNVGAIVFHPKATVSLDKKDVNLASCAADGSVKLWSLESDEPVADIEGHAMRVARVMWHPSGRFLGTTCYDHSWRLWDLEAQEEILHQEGHSKGVYDIAFHTDGSLAGTGGLDAFGRVWDLRTGRCIMFLEGHLKEIYGVNFSPNGYHIATGSGDNTCKVWDLRQRKCIYTIPAHQNLVTGVKFEPNHGNFLLTGAYDNTAKIWTHPGWSPLKTLAGHEGKVMGLDISLDGQLIATCSYDRTFKLWTAE is encoded by the exons ATGGCCTccccgcgggccccggcggcgcgcggcggcgcgcggccccccgcgcgAGCTCCCGCCCCCCCCGAG GCCACAAAGAGCAAGGTCTCGGAGGAGAGCGATGCTCCTCCACCCAAGAGACCCCACATCTTTTATGGTAGtttggaagagaaggagagagagcgTCTTGCAAAGGGAGAGTCTGGCCTGCTGGGAAAAGATGGGGTGAAAGCTGCAATTGAGGCTGGCAACATTAACATAAGCAGCG GTGAGGTCTTTGATCTCGAAGACCATATGAGCGAGCGTCAGGCAGAAGTCTTAGCCGAGTTTGAGCGCAGGAAGAGAGCCCGGCAAATCAACGTTTCCACTGACGACTCCGAAGTGAAAGCCTGCTTACGAGCCCTTGGGGAGCCCATCACGCTCTTTGGAGAAGGTCCTGCAGAAAGGAGGGAGAG attacGAAATATCCTTTCGGTGGTTGGCACAGATGCCTTGAAAAAGAGTAGGAAAGATGATGACAAGTCTAAAAAATCCAAAGAAGAG CAAACCTGGTACCATGAAGGACCCCGCAGTCTGAAGACAGCTAGGCTGTGGCTTGCTAACTACTCGCTCCCCag GGCAGTGAAGCGGCTAGAAGAAGCCCGGCTGCTCAAAGAGATTCCAGAGGCAACCAGAACATCGCAGAGACAGGAGCTACACAAATCCCTGAGG tCCTTGAATAACTTCTGCAGTCAGATTGGAGATGATCGCCCACTTTCCTACTGCCATTTCAGCCCCAATTCCAAATTCCTAGCTACTGCCTGTTG GAGTGGGCTGTGCAAGCTCTGGTCTGTGCCTGACTGCAACCTTGTTCATACCTTACGAG GACATAACACCAACGTAGGAGCAATAGTCTTCCATCCCAAAGCCACTGTCTCCTTAGACAAGAAAGACGTTAACCTGGCCTCGTGTGCGGCTGATGGTTCTGTCAAACTTTGGAGCCTTGAAAG tgatgAGCCGGTGGCAGATATCGAAGGTCACGCCATGAGAGTGGCACGTGTGATGTGGCACCCATCTGGAAGGTTCCTGGGCACTACCTG CTATGATCACTCATGGCGCTTGTGGGACTTGGAAGCTCAGGAAGAGATCCTCCATCAGGAGGGACACAGCAAAGGGGTCTACGACATTGCCTTTCACACAGATGGGTCTCTTGCTGGGACTGG CGGACTGGATGCTTTTGGCCGGGTGTGGGACTTGCGCACAGGACGCTGCATCATGTTTCTAGAAGGCCACCTGAAGGAGATCTATGGGGTTAACTTCTCCCCAAATGG ATACCACATCGCAACTGGCAGCGGTGACAATACTTGCAAAGTGTGGGACCTCCGTCAGAGGAAGTGCATCTACACCATTCCTGCCCATCAGAACCTGGTGACTGGGGTGAAGTTTGAAC CCAATCACGGTAACTTCCTGCTCACAGGCGCTTACGATAACACGGCAAAGATCTGGACTCACCCTGGCTGGTCCCCTTTGAAAACACTGGCTGGTCATGAGGGGAAGGTAATGGGACTGGATATCTCCCTCGATGGCCAACTGATAGCAACATGTTCGTATGACAGAACCTTCAAGCTGTGGACAGCGGAATAG